Part of the Polyodon spathula isolate WHYD16114869_AA chromosome 18, ASM1765450v1, whole genome shotgun sequence genome, TTAACCTGTCACCCTGCAACACCCTGCCCCTAGTGGTtgtaagaaatatattattaataaataccaCATTAGAAGGAATTTACCAAGTTGCAAGCATAAAGGGTATCCTGTGTTGGAGGGGGATAattttgtggggggaaaaaaagtgataATGTCAACAACATGTTTTCCGTCTGACAGCACAGAAGAGTCGATGTTATCCAAGGGTCTGGTAAGCTAATCATTTACATGTCAGTGTCATATATTCATCATATACCAGTTTCATGTCTACTCTTCCAAGCAGACACACTTTTTGAAACTGAGAATCAAAACCTGGTTTTAAATTTATATGGGAACACTTAACCctagtaaaaaaaattaataaatagtaACGTTATACAGTAGTAAGATGAAACTAAAAACTGTCCTTCTAAGGAAACTTGATGTCAGGACTATTGCTTGCAAGTGTGAATAATTGGAACCTTTTAATAcgattaaaaagtatttttaaatattttctgtcATAGGAATTGTATGAGAAAAGCctgcagaggattgaagacaacATCCTCCCGATGCAGCTTTTGGAAGTGAAGCGCTTTCTTAGTGTGCCGCAGGTATCTGTTTTAAAGTCCCATAGTGGTTTTCAGTTTTGTAGTAAAATGATTCCAcggcaattttttatttttaactacctTATTCCATTGTTTATCCTTTTGTGCACTCTTTTGTAATCGGATACGAAACCTGGCTGTAGCTCTcctgtgtttttagttatttccAGATGCAGGGacacagttgtgtttttattgtactggtaaacacatttcaacaaggGTTTAAAAGGTATCAGTAACAGCCTTCATAAATATGcattagctgttttgtttttttcgggtGGGGCTCTTCATCTTCAATACTAGCAGTATTCAAATGAAGAACTGAGGTAAGAACGGAGATACTTCTAAAGCATGCGACTAATGGATTCGATATGGTTTACCGCTCTTCATTATCACTGTTTAGTTGCACACACAGCATTCATCCATCTCTATGAACAGGTGGGCTGCTTATGCTTTTGCACTCCTCAAAACCttaatttttattacattttaatgacaaaacaGCGTAACTTTGCAATGAACATCCCGAGTCATGcataaggttttttttgtataatgctcagctttttcttttatctttgcACTCGAAAACTATCATATTCTCCAGGCATAGACTACTGTAATAGACCTCACATTTTTAATCCATGCTTATTTGTGCTTCAACAAGATATTCACAGTTTTTCATCAAACTATGATTGTTCTGTTGATACTTTGTAAGAATATAATTTTCCATGGAGAATTAAGATCAGCTAAGCCCATACTGCCCATTGAAAATATTTCATGTTTGGAAAGATTTGGGACTGTGTATGTATAAAAAGTGTAACTTTTCAACAAGtgattgttaaatattcattccCTTTTTCATTGTAGGACTTGGTGACAGTGATGACGCTATGTCCTATACAGcatttggtatgtttaacattgTATTACCTGTGAAAACAAACTTACAAATTACAAGGCCAGCTTGGTCTGTGGTGAAGCAGTATTAGAagtatgtttgtttaattttctgtccaGAGAACAGAAGCACTTGCGGTCTTTCAGCTCTATATGGATAAATTTGACACCGAAGGAAAGCATAAATTGTTCGGGTAAGTATCCTAGTTTGAGAAGGTAGCTTGAAtgccatgttttcattttatttaattagaaatatgtggggttttttttgtttgttttaaaggtgcCTTTTAAAGATCAGTCAACATGCAGGAGTACAAGGCTACAttataaaaaacatcaaaaatcAGATAGATTTATCCCTGAAGGTAAGATGATTGTGAAATACTTGCATTACTtggatattatatttaaattatcacAAACTACAAATGGCATACTTTGTATTTAAGAGCATTCTgtgatactgtatattacaagTTCTAaggactgtaataataataaaaagctgtgTTTTATCTTAAAGCaagcctgatttttttttaatgtatttatgtaatgttttttttttcctttcatcaGCCAGGTAACAGTAATGTTTGGTTCTCAGGACCACAGCTGCTTCCTCTTCTACATCTCGTCCTGTCTCTGCCCGAAGGACCTGAAACAGACCTGCTTCAGAACTTCGACAGGTGAGGTTCCCCAGACAGAGATGACATACTGATACAGCGGTTGTCTTAATATGGTCATATGATATTTACTTTTACAGTAGAAACATATATTCTGTTGCTTGTCTGaaattctggttttgtttttaccagtttACAGTACTGGAGAATCtgctgtgtattgtttttaaaattaattatcttAGTTGCTGTGTTTAGATCTGTCAATGTTTAGACCATTTGAATACACCCCATATACTGCAATCTAAATTCCAGACTGATGTGTGATTGAAAATGAACAGTTTATTGTTCTTTTCTGACTCTTCCCCCCGCCTCCTCCCCCCTGTAGGATTATGGGGTCACTGAACCTTCTGAGGTACTTATTAATTCGGGACAAAGAATGGGAAAACCATGTGAGTGATTATGTTAATGAGTAGCCTTTTAGAAAGAAGAATCATGATATTGTATTACCATATTGTGACTGTGAATTACCCTAacagttcatatttaaaaaaataaataaaaaatatatatattttagagcaAGTACAAAATAAGTAATAATGTACACATGCGTGTACATTAACGGCGGATTGATAGGGTGGTGGACAGGGGCAAGGGGCAGGGGTGGACAGGGGCAAGACTGAAGGTAGTACATGCACAAGTCCATTTCTGCTATTTGATTACAGTACCCATATAGATTGTAACTTAGTTGccattgtaatgtttttatatgcAGAGGGTATTTAGCTGTACCTAAGTGTCGAGGTATCGCCAATCGCAGGGCATGGTTTTTGCCAGCTGTGattaaatactgtgtattaaCCACATCACCAACGTTGGAATTTACAGAGTGGCTACTACAATGGCTCATTCCAAATACATCTCAAAATGCACTTGTATTAAGTAGTGAGAATCACTTCCAAGTTCTGTTTTGGTGCTTATCAAATATATTATTAGATGCTGCAAACACTGTTACACATTTATTGACACCTCAGATGCATTATATTTCAGTGAAATGATACCGTTATTTATCAAATGGCTCTCATTCTTTTTAGACTGGAATATGGACAGAACTCTATAAGATTGAAGAAAACTTCTTGAAACTGTTGCACACTGGACTGAAGATGTCAAAGGCACACTATGAAGCAGAGATTaagaacacaaaagaaaacaacagaacaGGTTAGAGAGACGCAAAGGTTCAGGAAATAGGTTCAGAAAACGAAACTCATTCCACTTGCGAAATGTGCTAGATTGGAACCCAGATCTCCAGAACGTATTATGTTTATATAGAGGACATGGTCACTTCAGGAACCATACTAAATGAAACCAGTATTATCGCCTGGGTAGCCTTCAAGGTTTAAGCAATTATCAGGAATTGAAATGTAAAGAAAGCAGCAAAAGTGTATCATTAGTGATACTGCCTTACTGGAATGTCCAACTTAACAGTATGAAGGAACACTATCAAACATAAATAGCAAAGTTCCACACACCTGTACAGCAATCCTTTGAAATTCaccatattcatattcatacacgcttcttcatttttgtttgttctaAAAAACAATAGCTCTGTAGTACTGAAGTATTTGAAAATTATGAGCATTCAGTTAAACCACTTTCCTTGTTGTAGGACCGAAAGAAAGTAAGGCTGTCTGCACACTTACAGTAGGTGGTGAGAAGCTGTCTAATATGACTCCAGAGATGCACCTTCAAGTAAGTTATTATTATTCCTctgcaaaaagatttaaaaatatattttcagtgtctgtgcctttaagaaatgtataaatatatatataaaaaaaagtatttacttcTAGCAAGAGAATGCTAAGCTGTGCCATAAATAACAATCTCTCTTGAAATTTTAGGTTCTGCAGTCAGCGATGTTCACTTTTGATTTAATAGAGAGCGTCCTGGCCCGAATAGAAGAGCTCATCGAGGTGAAAGTAAAACCCTAACCAGAAGAAAAGTGGGTCAAATGGCATATTAGTGTCATGGCTTTTGTGTCTTTGATATTggttgtttaaatattattaaatccTACACCATTCTAAGGATTAGAAGAGCAATGGAGTATGTCTGGGTTTTCTACAATTagcagcatgttaaaaaaaaaaaaaaaaaaaaaaaggaatttattCTAATTTACCAGCACTTAGCACTCCACTCTATTTTCATTTAATGTCAGATATTAAAGAGCAAAGTgttctaaatacatttaaacatactCTTAATGCTGTAgctattgtttttaatgaaacacGCTTCATTTCACAGGTCTAAATTGTTAAATGTAAAATCAGCACAGTGTTGCACAGTATTGACAACTGGTAGTAatacaattgtttgtttattttttaaatcacaatgtTTGCggtttgaaatgttacatttgattttaaacaaaggaaataaaCCTTATATTCTGCAACCAATGTAGCCCCTGCAGTCCTTATGAATCCCACTCAAGTCAATATTAATATAGtgagttattgtttgtttgtttttaaagaggatTTCATTCACAGCCTAACTGTAGGTTACGAAGCATTTCCCAAACAGAACTTCGTTCAATGATTTGAGCTTTTGCCATTGTCATTTGATCCCGAACACTGtcaacatgaggtttacttgttgCCTGCAAGAGAACCGAAATTATTCTGAGAAATGTCAATACAAAACCATTATAACTGATGAAAGTTTCTCGGTGGggtataaagatttttttaaagtttttgaaaAGCTACCTCGCTCACCTTTGCAATAGTCAGCATGCTCTTTATGATCTCAGGAGTGTTGTGGACAGGTATGATACGAAGATTACTTGTCAGAAATCTGTATAGATTAGAGTATAGATTAGCCATGGTGCATTTCAATATTAGCTTTGATTGTGCTGCACCTCCTGTCAATCTTCCTAAATGCTACAAAAACTAGAAGAGGTTTCATGCCAGTCAATTTAGTACCTAAACTATATTTGTATGAATGGAATGTCACACACACAACTATAATTTTTAAGCAAGTAACATCCCTTACATATTGTCCTGTTGCATGTAAACTTTGCTATAAGGTTTATAAAAGGTTAAGaacttaagaaaaaacaaaacaaaaaaaaaagcagcaaggcTATGGGCTGTTTGGTAGATTGTCACAGTAAACTCTGAAGAATATTCATATatagtccttaaagttttgtgaatgacCCAATGAGTGTAAAAGCAGTCTAGCTCTGGGGTTCCACTATATTGTGAACCCAATAAAGACTGAGACTTAGTTTGATTTTCTGTCACATTGAaatacatactgaaaataaaacaaaaacgtacATTTGCTGAATCCTGAATAATATTCTGCATTCTTTTGGTCCGTGAAGTGCAGctaataaaagaagaaaactgtTTCTGTGAATCCCTATAAAATTCTTAATCTTTTCAAAAACAGCAGTTTCTTCTTGGTTTTCAGGAAACTCTTGAGTATCCACAATCATAAATGCAATGCCTAGATGAAAAAAAGGACATCTGTTGATCATGAGGGTAAACATTTAGTGACATGTTCTCATTTTATTCTGTAAATAGCTGGTATTCAGCGCTCCCAGCaatataaatgtgtatgtgttaaaaatatatagtagTATTTAACCCATGTCACTGAGAAAAATGTGAACACACGGCAACAGTGATCACTTTTGTAATCCAAAGAAGGAAACAATTgatcaaatattatatttaatcgTTTGATAAGTGAAGATATTGAAAATAAGACTTCACAGGTACACGATAGGCCAGAACAGTAATGGCAGACACGCCTgcgtccactagagggagccaacGAATAAGATGGCTCGGTTATTGGTAGAGGTATATTTAACACGTGTACAATACGTTTCAATTGTCTTTATTGATGGTGTAGGGAGGTTggggatatttaaataaaaaaaaggattgatACTTGCTTGCACTACAATCAAACTGATATGGGAAATAACTGACGTGAGTCAGTGGTGCTTCAGAGCCTCCGCAGCCTAATGAATACACAGCTAATCAGTACAAATCTGGTATTCATGATAAGTCTACTGTCTGATTGTATGTGAATCTCAAACATTAGCAGTCTTTCTAACCAGATCCACCCTCACAGTTATTGTCAAGGATTCGTTTCGTACTATAGGTTATAACTGACGGGGGGCATTTactgaaaagaacaaaatgtgttTGAGGACACAGGGTCCAGGTAGACCGAATCGATCCACCACTGACCTAGCCATATTTAAAACTGAGACATACAAACTGTTTAACCGTGTTAGTCAAACAGCCGCGGAGTTACTTTACCAGAGAGCGGGAAAATGAGAGTTCCCGTTTCCACGGAGTCGGTATATCGAATTCGATGCTGCTGAGCAAACAACGAGGAGGAAACGTCATGATTCTAAAAAAGAttcaaatattaaatgtttttaatatctactttaatgtaaaaccattttataattgttcttaaaattaatttaaactggtAATGATACAAAACCGACATATGCACGTGCCTCATCCgtttttatttctattgttaAAATAACCcattaatttgtttataaaaataaatgacatcgCAGAAATAATAAACTCTAACAAATGGCGAGTTTGTGAATTgggtatttttaaacacatgtatatttaaaatgttaaataattttcCCGCCGCTGGTTTACATAAGCCCATGGTGGTCACGCGTCACCTGAATAGCTGTGCTTATGATGATAGTCGTCTTCCATTTTCTGTTCGCTTTGTCGTTATTCGCCATCAAGAACTGCTAATTTTAAACCAATTTGCAGTCTTCACACGTTGGTCTGAATGTGGTGCTCAATACACAGggacacagttttgtttttgttagaaacCCAACGCTTACCACCTCCTTCTTTTACTAACCCGGGCACAAGACGTGACTCGCTCTAGGGCTGACCAGATAACCAGACACCtggtttcaaataaaaatagtacTTTATCGCTGTTACCGTTATTTATGcggtattttttgtttagtttaaaatagGTTTTTTTAGTTTACGTGCGCAGAATACCGTAATCGATTACAATATAGTgcagcgtgcacgggggaaggcagcagcagggctgatagGTGACGAAATTCCACAATTATACCCGCCTTGCAAAGCATGCCGGCTCGTTTGTACAGCTGTATCATCGCTATGCTTTAGTACGAGCGCTCTCGGTTTTGTgcccgccctccgtctgtgtgaTGAGCCTCCCTCAGTTAACAGAGATCGCTACATACTAAAGCCTAAAACCTAGACGGCTTGGGGGTAGTTTATGCACTGGAAaggcctgtttaaaaaaataataaaataataatgttttattgcattgTAGGCATACGTGTAATACagaaagaattacatttttgttttcaggaaTCTATTGATTTTCTTAATGTATGGTTTGCAAATGTCTTTTTGGACTGTGAAAACAGCAACTTATATTGACAGCATTATGTTCAATGATAATCAATGAGTCATGTTAATTGCAGCACAAAAATGAGAATTACGTATGTTTGTTATGTAGACAATTGCATGCAACAAACTACCACCACTTAAGGGTTAAGCAAAGAAACCTAGTATACTGAActtaaaacttaaatattttaCACCAGACATCAGCAATGACGCActttctgtttatattttagaTTAATTTGGAATAAAGTGGTGCCAACCTACCTACTGTGCGTTTTAACAACCTTGGCTTtgttaacatttgaaaacaatatataaatctTTTCTTACTTTCTTGTGCAGAAAGGATTGCCCACCAAGAGTAGCTGGAGGAAATGTTCACTGCAGCAGGACGTTACTGTGTGCACTGTTCTTTCCCATTTAAACAGTGGTTAGATGGCCTTATTCACAGgcattttaattgaatgattaatgagATATTTTGAGCAGTGGTCTTAACCCATTACCTCTGAAATccataaaatacaatatttctgAAGTGTCAATGTGTCACAATGTGCATCCCATGATACATTGCATTCAGCAATATCAAGCATATACATGCAATCCAAAATATTTAGGGAAGGGTTTAAATTGACTATTAATGGAACACTCACAATTCTACATAATTCCTAGAAAATTCATACAGTTTACATAAGTTACCtttctcattaaaataatttgtatttcatgAGAAGATGATTCTCTGTTCAGGGTGTAGGTAGGCTAGTGTATTACACATcatgcaaaacaacaaaatcaattaTACTGCATGCTAAAGAATACTTCTAAGACAGCAcagaaaaaactcacatcagattttcttttaatttttttttactgccaacAAGACTGTTCAGTGAAGCAAATGAATACTGTTATAAATGATCAGTCTGATTCATTTATGTAATGCTGAAAAGTTGAGAGACTGCTGGAATTACAATTTACTGGTGTGATGCCCTTATTAATGATGTCAgtttaaactataaaaacaaacagaacactagCCTTCAGGCTGTAAATAGTTCAAGGCATGCAATTCATTTCTTTGGTGCTTTACTATGCACCACATCCACTATTTTATTGAATCTTACAACACTAAAGTAAACCAATGAACTCATTAACATGTTTTCTACTTTTTGGTTAAACATCAAGACAGGCacatgagaattttttttttctatgaatgaATGTTTAAGCAACATCAAGCATACAAAAATATTAACACgctaaacaacattttttttaaaacaatttcttacattttcttaAGTACCTTAAATATGAACTGACAAAAAATGATGGAAAATGTGCCTGATACAACTGCTGAAATAAAATGTCCAAGTCGAAGTGGGTTCCTGTTATGTATTCCAAAGTGGTTATAAAAGCTGCAGCTGCAAAGCTATCAGTAAAGTACAGAGACCTGGGTTTTTTTTAGAGTTAATGATGCGTTTCAAGTTCGACGATTGTCCATTCTCCCTGGGGGGAGGCTGAATCTTCTGGTGAAAAACTGGTGACTGTAATACTGGCTGTGGACTCCTCCAACGGGGACATTAGTTCGGCCCACTTCTTGAAGGTATCCTTATCCACAGGCAGTTTACACTGAGAGTTCAGACTGTCACGTGAGAGGACAAGTGTCTGGGTTATGAGATACTGGGCAAGGTTCAGGTCCTCTGGAGCAGAGTTTATAATACCTAAACTGGAGTCGTGATCGGAAAGCAGCTGCCTAAGAAGCGTCCAGTCCCTTTCTGCAAAGTGATTGTCTTCGTCCCCTTGTGTGTCCACAATGCACGTTTCCATGGCTGCGCTTTGTTCAAAGGCTTCCCCAACATCCATCTCGAATATCGGAGAAAGGGATTTTGAAGGTCGGCAGTCAGAAGTGCAGGTTTGTTCCATTCTGTCACAATCATCTAAGTCTCCTGGAAATAATTGACAATACTACAcaatgtaaaaatgcatttgagtCCCCACCACCCCCTATGTtggtttaatacatacagtacagaagtattttaatataTCAGGTGCTTGAATAAAGAGTTACCCATAAAACATCCGTACCCTCTTTTTATTGGCagattggaataaaaaaataaaaataaaacaaacctatcAATTTAGGGGGAACAAAAATCATAATCCACTGTGCTTATATAAGATTTCAATTCACTTATTTCAGTATGACGGTCAATACATAATCCTGAATTTCAATTAACTTTGATTCAATTTACAATacgttttaaatatactgtaatgtaaacaTTTGCTAGTTAGGACAGCATGCATACAAGCAAACACCAAAATCTTCTtttaagaaatacaatatttaagtAGACTGGCTATCAAAGGTCTACAGCTGCCCATAAAGTATtgcataatatttttttctttccgaATGAGTCTCTTTTCTCCATAGTTTTGTCTCAAGGGACAcgcataaattatatatatatatataaactccacATTAAGCAGGGTTAAAATCCCTCTGCATATCAATTGTTTGCCTCTGGTACTGCAGAGCTTTAGAACAAATGCAGTAAAGCATATATTACAAATCAAATTATTGTACAGGGGATTATAAAAAGCCATTTATCTCAATACTACAGCAGTCCATTTTTGTTCAGCAGGGATTACTGTACTCAAGCCCATAAATCATATCTGGCTATAGTGTATGTTGCTTACtctgaacaaataaaataaagcttgtgGAAGCAATGTATCTTGTTCCTGCCATGATGATAATTGACTGTCCACATATACAGGCTTTGTATTGTCCAAGTGCTATCTGTTTTACTACACCAGGTTGAAAAGGCTCAGGCTCAGTATTGTAATACAGGGAGGGAGGGGATCACACATTGCAGTCTGCACATGCAAGCTTTATCTGTAAACAGAATCAGGAGATAAACTGCCAAGCACTCCTGCTACAGGAATAGCTGTATCATTTGACACAAGTGGCAAAAAGAGAGACATAACAGAAGCATGACATAACAAACTAGCAACCACATTTATCAAATATACAAACAAAGCTTAAAGCACCACAAAAGTATAACAAAATAGAAAGCTGATGCATATGTATTgcaaaaaaatcccccaaaaactgagatttgcataaAAAACCTTGGTTTCTAACCAACtaaagtttaacaaaaacacacacactagaaTAAATGACGTATTTTGGGCAGCATAGCAAGACTCAATTAcaataaacagcaaacaaaatgtgtgtgtatatatattatatatatatatatatatatatatatatatatatatatatatatatatatatataacctggcATGCAAGAGTTTGATATAGCATCGTTAAAACCAGGTTGATAAAAAATGTACTGATCCAGGGACAGATTCTGTCAAAAGACATTTCTCAAAACCACCTTTGTTTCAACGTTAGTTTCATGAAGTTTATCCATCAGTTACTTTAAGcacagatccttttttttttttttttttttttttttactaaaatagaTTAATATAATCAAATTACGACTGCACTGGGTTGTTTCTCCCCCACATCACTTTTTAATGAATTGCCAAAATATATGCAACCAGATTATACAGTGCATGAAAAGATATGCAACCAGATTATACAGGGCATGAACATGACAAATACAAATCATGGCCTTTAAA contains:
- the LOC121330928 gene encoding protein SPO16 homolog, which encodes MANNDKANRKWKTTIIISTAIQNHDVSSSLFAQQHRIRYTDSVETGTLIFPLSGIAFMIVDTQEFPENQEETAVFEKIKNFIGIHRNSFLLLLAALHGPKECRILFRIQQIFLTSNLRIIPVHNTPEIIKSMLTIAKATSKPHVDSVRDQMTMAKAQIIERSSVWEMLRNLQLGCE